A region of Campylobacter sp. MIT 99-7217 DNA encodes the following proteins:
- the petA gene encoding ubiquinol-cytochrome c reductase iron-sulfur subunit, producing MATSESRRSFIGFAFGGVATVGGVFSLVAMKKTWDPLPSVKAAGFTTVDLSGMNEGELRTIEWRKKPIFILKKDANMAKDEKRDVIVDNATYTVVIGLCTHLGCIPAYAPSEGLFKCACHGGEFDVSGKNVFGPPPRPLDIPPFKIEGTKLVLGEEGPEYQKMIAEA from the coding sequence ATGGCTACTTCTGAAAGTAGGCGAAGTTTTATAGGCTTTGCCTTTGGTGGTGTGGCTACCGTAGGAGGCGTTTTTTCGCTTGTTGCGATGAAGAAGACTTGGGACCCTTTACCAAGTGTAAAAGCAGCTGGTTTTACCACAGTGGATTTATCCGGTATGAATGAAGGGGAGTTGAGGACTATAGAATGGCGTAAAAAACCTATCTTTATCCTTAAAAAAGATGCTAATATGGCAAAAGATGAAAAACGCGATGTTATAGTCGATAATGCTACTTACACCGTTGTGATAGGACTTTGCACACATCTTGGTTGTATTCCTGCTTATGCTCCAAGCGAAGGGCTTTTTAAGTGCGCCTGTCATGGAGGGGAATTTGATGTGAGTGGAAAAAATGTTTTTGGACCTCCTCCAAGACCTCTTGATATTCCTCCATTTAAGATAGAAGGAACAAAACTCGTTTTAGGCGAAGAGGGTCCTGAATATCAAAAAATGATAGCGGAGGCATAA
- a CDS encoding c-type cytochrome, whose amino-acid sequence MREFKIFLVVACFTALTYWGVEPYAHSVMKPHVAPANFDFEQEDINFAKKILAEKEKALELAKAENNETNVESANKALELAKENLAKQEALWASVAKIDFNSGNASEGKAFFETNCVACHGAKFDGIEGAITDSSLGVLPPDLSSAGLIYDEKFLAALIMNPALALKVDHKFGDAFLMTPYNAEVSGENEDVANANIANVIAYLKEIGIKYQEDFENKTKALLDEKYAKLTELDEGTKKVLWQKDFEFAKDKNNFIEACGRCHDMKYDSFTAVSAKNDLKAYLGSNPPDLSMMIRSRGDEYLHNFINNTQKLLVGTAMPRVGITEEAQASVVAYLEKVGDSKKEERESLGLYIMGFFVILSIFAIAWKRKIWSKLH is encoded by the coding sequence ATGAGAGAGTTTAAAATATTTTTAGTGGTTGCGTGTTTTACAGCCCTTACTTACTGGGGTGTAGAGCCTTATGCGCATTCTGTGATGAAGCCTCATGTTGCTCCTGCAAATTTTGATTTTGAGCAAGAAGATATTAATTTTGCTAAAAAAATTCTCGCTGAAAAAGAAAAAGCTTTAGAGCTTGCTAAGGCTGAAAACAACGAGACTAATGTAGAAAGTGCAAATAAAGCTTTAGAGCTAGCTAAAGAAAATTTAGCTAAACAAGAAGCACTTTGGGCTAGCGTTGCAAAAATTGATTTTAATAGTGGCAATGCAAGTGAGGGAAAAGCTTTTTTTGAAACAAATTGTGTTGCGTGTCATGGAGCTAAATTTGATGGGATAGAAGGTGCTATTACTGATTCTTCTTTAGGTGTGTTACCACCTGATCTTAGTTCAGCAGGCTTGATTTATGATGAGAAATTTTTAGCTGCTTTGATTATGAATCCTGCCCTTGCTTTAAAAGTTGATCACAAATTTGGCGATGCTTTTTTAATGACTCCTTATAATGCTGAAGTGTCGGGAGAAAACGAAGATGTTGCAAATGCTAATATCGCCAATGTCATTGCCTATCTTAAAGAAATAGGTATAAAATATCAAGAAGATTTTGAAAACAAAACCAAAGCCTTACTTGATGAAAAATACGCGAAATTAACAGAACTTGATGAGGGTACAAAAAAGGTTCTTTGGCAAAAGGATTTCGAATTTGCTAAGGATAAAAATAATTTCATTGAAGCTTGTGGAAGATGTCATGATATGAAATATGATAGTTTTACAGCTGTTTCAGCTAAAAACGACTTAAAAGCTTATCTTGGTTCAAATCCGCCTGATCTTTCTATGATGATCAGATCTCGTGGCGATGAGTATCTTCATAATTTTATTAATAATACCCAAAAACTTTTGGTAGGAACAGCTATGCCAAGGGTAGGGATAACCGAAGAAGCTCAAGCAAGTGTAGTTGCTTATCTTGAAAAAGTAGGCGATAGTAAAAAAGAAGAAAGAGAGAGCCTAGGGCTTTATATCATGGGCTTTTTTGTGATTTTAAGTATCTTTGCTATAGCTTGGAAACGCAAAATTTGGTCTAAACTTCATTAA
- a CDS encoding cytochrome b, giving the protein MAHITKANGIVDWLDQRLAVKKLMNVLMVEYWIPKQINFLWAMGVILTVLFTVLFVTGLLLVMYYKPDTALAFDSVNKTIMQEADYGWLWRHMHGVAASVIFLIIYIHMLTGIYYGSYKKGREMIWISGMLLFVVFSAEAFSGYMLPWGQMSYWAAQVITNLFGGVPFIGDALVIWIRGDYAVSDPTLTRFFMLHVCLLPIVIIMIIAFHFYALRIPHVNNEIAEELDFDLEAQKYKNGDTKGSKVIPFWPAFLSKDFMYICLFMIFFFYLVCFKFNFAMDPINFDPADALKTPAHIYPEWYFLWSYEVLRGFFFDIGSIKAFDIGLAAFGIAQVIFFLLPWLDRSDVVKPAHARGKFFVWFWILLVDLIVLTVYGKLPPTGINAWIGFGASVVFLALLLVVLPLITRKEKE; this is encoded by the coding sequence ATGGCACATATAACAAAGGCAAATGGTATAGTTGATTGGCTTGATCAACGCTTAGCTGTCAAAAAGCTAATGAATGTTTTGATGGTTGAGTATTGGATACCAAAACAAATTAATTTTCTTTGGGCCATGGGCGTTATCTTAACCGTCCTTTTTACAGTGCTTTTTGTAACAGGCTTACTTTTAGTGATGTATTATAAACCAGACACCGCACTTGCTTTTGATAGCGTGAATAAAACTATCATGCAAGAGGCTGATTATGGTTGGCTTTGGCGTCATATGCACGGCGTAGCCGCTTCTGTGATCTTTTTAATCATCTACATTCATATGCTTACAGGAATTTATTATGGTTCTTATAAAAAGGGTCGTGAGATGATTTGGATCAGCGGTATGCTTTTATTTGTGGTCTTTTCTGCTGAGGCTTTTAGTGGTTATATGCTTCCTTGGGGACAAATGAGCTATTGGGCTGCTCAGGTTATTACTAATCTTTTTGGTGGTGTGCCTTTTATTGGTGATGCTTTGGTAATTTGGATTAGGGGCGATTATGCGGTAAGTGATCCAACCCTTACAAGATTTTTCATGCTTCATGTGTGCTTGCTTCCTATCGTTATCATTATGATCATAGCATTTCACTTTTATGCACTAAGAATCCCACATGTGAATAATGAAATTGCAGAAGAACTTGACTTTGATTTAGAAGCACAAAAATATAAAAATGGCGATACAAAGGGTTCAAAAGTTATTCCTTTTTGGCCAGCGTTTTTGTCTAAGGATTTCATGTATATTTGTTTATTTATGATCTTCTTTTTCTATCTTGTATGCTTTAAATTTAACTTTGCAATGGATCCTATTAACTTTGATCCAGCTGATGCACTAAAAACACCGGCTCATATCTATCCTGAGTGGTATTTCTTGTGGAGTTACGAGGTTTTAAGAGGATTTTTCTTTGATATTGGTAGCATTAAGGCTTTTGATATAGGGCTTGCTGCCTTTGGTATAGCTCAAGTGATTTTCTTTTTACTTCCTTGGCTTGATAGAAGTGATGTAGTAAAACCAGCTCATGCAAGAGGTAAATTCTTCGTGTGGTTTTGGATTTTGCTTGTGGATTTGATCGTGTTGACCGTTTATGGAAAACTTCCTCCAACGGGCATTAATGCGTGGATAGGTTTTGGTGCTTCTGTGGTATTCTTAGCCTTACTCCTCGTTGTTCTGCCACTCATCACAAGAAAAGAAAAGGAATAA